The DNA window GACTCCAGCTCCAGCTGCCCGCTCGGCGTGAGGTCGACGAGGTGGGCGCGCCGGTCCTCCGGATCGGCCTTGCGGGCCACGAAACCGGACGCCTCGAGCTGCGCGAGCTGCCGGCTCGTGACCGAGATGTCGACATGTAACAGGTCGGCGAGTGCCCCGACGCGGATGCCGCCGGTGCGCTCGAGCACGCTGAGCAAGGCCAGCGCCGACATCGGGCAGGTCGCGGCGGCGAAGCGTACGAGATCCTTGCGGATGATCGCGACGTCCTGCAGGGCTCGCATGAGGCCCTCGATCAGCACCCGTTCCATGGGTTCCACCAATCGTTGCTTAAAGCAACGATAACGTAACGTGCCCGTTACCGGCAAGCTGCGTCAGAACTGCAACTCGTTGAACTGGTGGAGTAGCCGGCCGAGATCGTCGACGTCCTCGCGCGGCCAGGTGTTGAGAATCCGGCGGAACCGTTCGCGCCGAGCCTCCTGTGTCGCGGTGAGGCGAGCGAGTCCCTCTTCGGTCAGGCGCAGCGTGACAGCCCGGCGATCGGCCTCGTCGCCGCTGCGTTCGACGAAGCCGAGGCTCTCCAGCAGTCGTACCTGCCGGCTGAGCGTGGGCTTGCCGATGCCGAAGAACGCGGCGAGATCGGTCAGCCGCGACCCGCCGGTCTGCTGCAGTTGCAGGAGGAGTCCGTACGCGGCCGCGCCGACGTCGGGATGCAGCTGGCGGGCGATCGTTCCGGACATCGAGCGCGACCGGCGGAACAGCACCGCGAACTCCCGTTCGACGGCCTTGACGGGATCGTCCTTGGTCATCCCGGTCACCTCCCTCTCGCCTCGCCCAGGTATGAGGCGACAACTGTAGGTGGCCGGTCTGTGCGGTGGTGCGTCAGTACGGGGAGTCGTCCTCGCGGAAGTGCTCCGGGCAGTAGAACGCGCCTGTTTGTTGGTCCCAGACCCAACCCTTGTGGTCGGTCAGGAACACGCGAACCTGCCTTGCGGAGCCGACCCAAAGTCCATGTTTGGCGGGCTGAAAGACCATCGTGCCGTGACACTCGTCGCAGGTGACCATGGTGAAGTACCCAATGACTTCATCGCCCCTGATCCGGATCATCGAGGTGGCCGGTCCCTCCGCTTTAGAACGAGCCCATCCGGTGAAGTCGCCGACTGTACTCCCGTCCCGTTCGGGATAGTCACCGGGTGTGGGGCGCGCTCGCGAGGCATGACGGCGCGACAATGAGGTAATTTCGCGGGGCGATGGAAGGAGCGGGCTGATGACCGATGAGCCAGAGCTCGACCTCGAGACGCCGGAGAACGACGCGTACGAGCAGCGCCAACCCGTGCTCGACGAGGACGACGAACGCCCGGCGCCGGACCCCAACCTGACCGACGAGCTCGACCAGGCGAACGAGGCTGACGTCCTCGAGCAACACACGGCGGTGCGCGGGGACGACGACTACGACTCCTAGCCACCGTCCAGCCGTTGCAGTGCTGACCTGAGGAAGCCGTCACGTCGCGGCGTGAGTTTGCCCATGTCAGCTGGACTCTGGGGCGCTGCGATCGCATCCCAATAGGCGAGCATCGGAAGCTCCTCGCCTAGGTCCACGCCCAGCAGCCGCGGCGCGGGGATGCCTCACTGCTCGAGGAGCGGAAGGACCGTCTGCTCCGCGGTCACGCCGGCTTCCCAGCTGGGATGGCGACGTCTCGTGAGCTGAGCGGGAAGGCACTCCGTAGGTGAAGCATCGTGGTCGCCTTACCCGGCCAGTGGCCCCTCTACCTGGCGTCCACCCCACGTAAAGCGGCAAATGACCATGTAGACATGATCATTGGACCCAGGGCGGGCCGGACCGGGCGAACCAACCGCCGGACGAAAGATCGAGGCTGGTCGAGGCCGGGCTGGGGCCGGCTAGCTGGAGCTGGCGGCTTCCATGGCGCGGCGGAGGCGCTTGTCGGAGATGGGTTGGCGGGCGCGGAGGTGTTGGGCGAAGAAGCTGACCCGGAGCTCTTCGAGCATCCAGCGGACCGCTCGTACGGCCTCGGTCGTGCGGCGGGACTCGGGCAGGGAGGCGAGCCAGGTGCGGTGTTCGGCTTCGATGGCCTGGATATCGTCCGTCCACTGCCGGTCGCGGTACGGGTTCTCCGGCAGCTTCGTCAACCGGTACGCCACCGCTCGGAGGTAGCGCTCGACGTCGGGGAGGCGGGCCCAGCCCGTTGCGGTCACGAAGCCGGGATACACCAGCCCTGTCAACTGCGCCTTGACGTCGGCCACCGACACTGACAGGGACGCCGGGAGGGCGTCGAGGGCCACCGTCACCTCGTGGGCGAGCGACAGGATCGCTCCCACCTTCTGCACCGTGTCCAATGACAGGTCGTGCAGCGACGAGCGCACGGCGTCGAAGAGCGCACGGAAGCCCGCCTCGTCCCACGCCGGTCCCCCCGCGTCCGCCACCAGCTTGTCCACCGCGCACGCCACGCTGTCGTCGAACAGGTCCCCCGACGACCCCCGCCAGTGGGTCGACAGCGCCAGCTTGGTGCGGTTCGACAACTGCCCCAGCACGTACCGCACCGGCGAGCCGACGTTCAACAGCAGCAGGCGGCGCGTTCCCGCCCACATCGACGCGGCCTGGGCCTCCGGAGTGTCGAGGAGCCGTACGCCCACCGACGAGCCCTCGTCCACCAGGGCCGGGTACGCCCGCACTTCCAGCCCGCCGCGCCGCGTCGAGAACTCTCGCTGCAGGGTTCCGAACGTCCACGTGCGCTGCCCCGAAACTTCCAGTCCGGAAGCCGCCGAGGAGATCACCTCACGCAACGACCCGCGCAGCTTCTTCTTCAGCACGTCGAGGTCCTTGCCCGTCGCGAGTTCTCGACCCTTCTCGTCCAGCACCCGGAACGTCACCTTCAGGTGGTCCGGAACCTTCGCCAGGTCCCAGTCCTCCCGCGTCACCCGCACGCCGCTCATCCGCAGCAGCTCGCGCTCCAGGGACTCCAGCAAAGAGGCCGACCCGTCCAGCCGCGGCAGCACCTCGCGCGCGTAGTTCGGCGCCGGAACGAAGTTGCGCCGCAGCGACTTCGGCAGCGAACGGATCAGCTCCGTCACCAGCTCCAGCCGCATCCCCGGCACATGCCACTCGAACCCGTCCTCCGACACCTGGTTCAGCACCGACAGTGGCACGTCGACGGTCACCCCGTCAGCCAACGCGCCCGGCTCGAACTGGTACGTCAACGGCAACTCGATGCCGTCGGAGTGCCACTCGCGCGGATACTCCTCCTCCGACACGACGCCGGCGCCCTCGTTCACCAGCATCGCCTTGGAGAAGCTCAGCAGATCCGGCGACTCGCGCCGCGCCTTCTTCCACCACGAGTCGAAGTGCGCCGCCGACACGACATCGGGCCCCACCCGCGAGTCGTAGAACGCGAACAGCGTCTCCTCGTCGACGAGAATGTCCCGCCGCCGCACGCGATTCTCCAGCTCCGAGACCTCCTCCAGCAGCTCCCGGTTCTCCGCGAAGAATGAGTGATGTGTCACCCAATCGCCCTCGACCAGCGCGTGCCTGATGAACAGCTCCCGCGACAGCACCGGGTCGATCCGGCCGTACTGCACGAGCCGCGACGACACGATCGGAACGCCGTACAGCGTGACCTTCTCGTACGCCATCACCGCACCGCGCGACTTCGACCAGTGCGGCTCGGAGTACGAACGCCTGATCAGATGTGGGGCGATCGGCTCGACCCATTCCGGCTCGATCTTGGCCACGATCCGCGCCCACAGCCGCGACGTCTCGACCAGCTCCGCCGCCATCACCCACTTCGGCGACTTCTTGAACAGCGAGGAACCGGGGAAGATCGCGAACCGCGCACCTCGCGCACCGACGTACTCGAACGACGTCCGTCGCCTGCCTCGAGTCGCGGGATCGCCCTTCTCCTCCTCGTCCTTCACGCCGATGTGCGACAAAAGCCCAGCCAGCAAGGACAAAACGACCTTCTGCGGATCGGCAGGCTCGGAGTTCACCGTCACGTCCAGCTGCTTCGTCAGCTGCCGCAGCTGGCTCTCGATGTCCTGCCACTCCCGCACCCGCAGGTAGTTGAGGAACTCGGCGCGACACAACTTCCGGAATTGGTTCGACGAAAGTTCTCGCTGCTTCTCCTGCAAGTACCGCCACAGATTCAGGTACGTCGAGAAGTCCGACTCCTTGTCCGCGAAGCGCGCGTGCGCCTGCGAGGCCGCCTCCTGCTTCTCGACCGGCCGTTCGCGCGGGTCCTGGATCGACAGCGCCGACGCGATCACCATGACCTCGCGCACGCAGTCGTTCTCGCCGGCCGCCAGCACCATCCGCGCGAGCCGCGGGTCCAGCGGAAGTTGCGCCAGCCGCCGACCGAGCTTGGTCAGGCGACCGTCGACCAGTGCCCCGAGCTCGTTGAGCAGATCCATGCCGTCCCGGATGTTTCGGCGATCGGGAGGCTCGACGAACGGAAAGGCGCCGATATCTCCCAGCCCGGCAGCGTTCATCTGCAGGATGACCGACGCGAGGTTCGTCCGCAGGATCTCCGGCTCGGTGAACTCCGGCCGCCCGAGGAAGTCCTCCTCGGCGTACAACCGGATGCAGATCCCGTCCGACGTCCGACCGCAACGCCCCATGCGCTGGTTCGCCGAGGCCTGCGAGACCGGCTCGATCGGCAGCCGCTGGACCTTCAACCGCGCGCTGTAGCGGGAGATCCGCGCCGTTCCCGGGTCGATCACGTACTTGATTCCCGGAACAGTCAGCGAAGTTTCCGCAACATTCGTCGCCAGCACGATCCGTCTACCGGGATGTGACTGAAACACTCGGAGCTGCTCGGCATGAGACAGCCGCGCGTACAAGGGCAGAACCTCGGTCTGCCGCAGGTTCTGCCGCTGCAACGCGTCAGCCGTGTCCCGGATCTCTCGCTCCCCCGACAGGAACACGAGGATGTCCCCCGGCGGTTCCAACACCAGTTCGTCGACCGCGTCGCAGATCGCCTGAAGCTGGTCCCGGTCGGCGTCGTCAGCCTCCTCGACCACCGGCCGATACCGCACCTCGACCGGGTATGTCCGCCCCGACACCTCGAGGATCGGCGCGTTCTCGAAGTGCCGCGAGAACCGCTCCGGATCGATCGTCGCCGACGTGATGATCACCTTGAGCTCGGGCCGGCGCGGCAGCAGCTGCTTCAGATACCCGAGGATGAAGTCGATGTTCAGGCTGCGCTCGTGCGCCTCGTCGATGATCAGCGTGTCGTACTGCCGCAGGTCCCGGTCCCGCTGGATCTCCGCGAGCAGGATGCCGTCGGTCATCAGCTTCACCAGGGTCGAGTCGCTGGACCGGTCGGTGAACCGCACCTTGAAGCCGACGACCTCGCCGACCGACGTCGACAGTTCCTCCGCGACCCGGTCGGCGACCGTACGGGCCGCCAGCCGCCGCGGCTGCGTGTGCCCGATCGTGCCCTCGATGCCGCGGCCGAGCTCGAGACAGATCTTCGGAAGTTGCGTGGTCTTACCGGAACCCGTCTCCCCCGCGACGATCACGACCTGGTGGTCCCGGATCGCTTCGGCGATCTCGTCCTTGTGCTGGCTGATCGGCAGCTCGGGCGGGTACGTGATCGCGGGTACGGCAGCCCGCCGCTGCTCCAAGCGCGCGGAGTCCACCCGGACGGGGCGGCCACCACGACGGGAACGGCGGGAACGAGAAGGCCGCGACGACGTCTCCATGACGTTGGCAAGGATAGGCAACCACGCCTCGAGGCGCCCACTTCATTACGCCAGGACGGCGGCGCCCGCCCGTTCCACCAGCGCGCGGGCGAGCTGGACCTTGTACGCGGACTGCTCCAACGGTGTAGCGCCGTCCAGCGCGTCGACCGACGAGATGGCCCACGGCACCGGCGCCACGCCAGCCAGCCCGTACCGCACCTCGGAGCCGAACCGCGCCGCAGCGACGCCCACCAGGGCGAACGCGTACCGCGCCCGGTCCATCGCCTTGAGGTACACGCTCGCGTCCGGCAGCGGCACCGAAAGTTCCAAGATCAGCTCGCCACCTTCGAGCGTGGTGAGCGCGCGGTCGTCGTCGGTCGGAAGCCGGTACAGGTCGGCCAGCGGGAACGTCCGCCGGTCTGTCCGCACCGTGGCCCCCAGCGCCAGCAACGCCGCCGCCGGGTCCGACGGGTGCGCCGAGGCACAGCGGTCGTTCCCCACGATCGCGTGCTCCCCGCCCTGACCCTCCCGAGCCAGACAGGTCGAGCCGCCCTGCAGCCAGCAGCCGTACGACAGCCGCCAGTACCAGCACCGCGTCGCCTGCAGCAGGTTGCCGCCGATCGTCGCCATGTTCCGCAGCTGCGGCGACGCGGACAGCCGGCACGCCTCCCGCAACGCTTCCGGTACCGACTCCGAAAGTTCCAGCTCCCCGAGCACGGTCGCCGCCCCGATCGTCACCGCGCCGTCAGCCACGACGATGCCGCGTGGAACGAGAGCGCTGATGTCGACGAGAGTTTCGGCGTGCAACAGCCCGTCGCGCACCAGCGGCACCACCTCGGTGCCGCCGGCCAGCGCGACCGCGCCGTTGCCTAGACCCGCCGAGGCGAGGTCGGTGAGGTCAGACGGCCGCAGCA is part of the Tenggerimyces flavus genome and encodes:
- a CDS encoding FAD binding domain-containing protein, which gives rise to MELLRPSDLTDLASAGLGNGAVALAGGTEVVPLVRDGLLHAETLVDISALVPRGIVVADGAVTIGAATVLGELELSESVPEALREACRLSASPQLRNMATIGGNLLQATRCWYWRLSYGCWLQGGSTCLAREGQGGEHAIVGNDRCASAHPSDPAAALLALGATVRTDRRTFPLADLYRLPTDDDRALTTLEGGELILELSVPLPDASVYLKAMDRARYAFALVGVAAARFGSEVRYGLAGVAPVPWAISSVDALDGATPLEQSAYKVQLARALVERAGAAVLA
- a CDS encoding MarR family winged helix-turn-helix transcriptional regulator, which translates into the protein MTKDDPVKAVEREFAVLFRRSRSMSGTIARQLHPDVGAAAYGLLLQLQQTGGSRLTDLAAFFGIGKPTLSRQVRLLESLGFVERSGDEADRRAVTLRLTEEGLARLTATQEARRERFRRILNTWPREDVDDLGRLLHQFNELQF
- the hrpA gene encoding ATP-dependent RNA helicase HrpA — translated: METSSRPSRSRRSRRGGRPVRVDSARLEQRRAAVPAITYPPELPISQHKDEIAEAIRDHQVVIVAGETGSGKTTQLPKICLELGRGIEGTIGHTQPRRLAARTVADRVAEELSTSVGEVVGFKVRFTDRSSDSTLVKLMTDGILLAEIQRDRDLRQYDTLIIDEAHERSLNIDFILGYLKQLLPRRPELKVIITSATIDPERFSRHFENAPILEVSGRTYPVEVRYRPVVEEADDADRDQLQAICDAVDELVLEPPGDILVFLSGEREIRDTADALQRQNLRQTEVLPLYARLSHAEQLRVFQSHPGRRIVLATNVAETSLTVPGIKYVIDPGTARISRYSARLKVQRLPIEPVSQASANQRMGRCGRTSDGICIRLYAEEDFLGRPEFTEPEILRTNLASVILQMNAAGLGDIGAFPFVEPPDRRNIRDGMDLLNELGALVDGRLTKLGRRLAQLPLDPRLARMVLAAGENDCVREVMVIASALSIQDPRERPVEKQEAASQAHARFADKESDFSTYLNLWRYLQEKQRELSSNQFRKLCRAEFLNYLRVREWQDIESQLRQLTKQLDVTVNSEPADPQKVVLSLLAGLLSHIGVKDEEEKGDPATRGRRRTSFEYVGARGARFAIFPGSSLFKKSPKWVMAAELVETSRLWARIVAKIEPEWVEPIAPHLIRRSYSEPHWSKSRGAVMAYEKVTLYGVPIVSSRLVQYGRIDPVLSRELFIRHALVEGDWVTHHSFFAENRELLEEVSELENRVRRRDILVDEETLFAFYDSRVGPDVVSAAHFDSWWKKARRESPDLLSFSKAMLVNEGAGVVSEEEYPREWHSDGIELPLTYQFEPGALADGVTVDVPLSVLNQVSEDGFEWHVPGMRLELVTELIRSLPKSLRRNFVPAPNYAREVLPRLDGSASLLESLERELLRMSGVRVTREDWDLAKVPDHLKVTFRVLDEKGRELATGKDLDVLKKKLRGSLREVISSAASGLEVSGQRTWTFGTLQREFSTRRGGLEVRAYPALVDEGSSVGVRLLDTPEAQAASMWAGTRRLLLLNVGSPVRYVLGQLSNRTKLALSTHWRGSSGDLFDDSVACAVDKLVADAGGPAWDEAGFRALFDAVRSSLHDLSLDTVQKVGAILSLAHEVTVALDALPASLSVSVADVKAQLTGLVYPGFVTATGWARLPDVERYLRAVAYRLTKLPENPYRDRQWTDDIQAIEAEHRTWLASLPESRRTTEAVRAVRWMLEELRVSFFAQHLRARQPISDKRLRRAMEAASSS
- a CDS encoding MarR family winged helix-turn-helix transcriptional regulator produces the protein MERVLIEGLMRALQDVAIIRKDLVRFAAATCPMSALALLSVLERTGGIRVGALADLLHVDISVTSRQLAQLEASGFVARKADPEDRRAHLVDLTPSGQLELESVKASVADRFSHALDGWSETDVSELTERLRRLRSDLDPVVAREPVAAAVR